The following are from one region of the Deltaproteobacteria bacterium genome:
- a CDS encoding DUF481 domain-containing protein translates to MRMMKIVGMILALGAMIVGTAFAEEPADKPWKDEAEFLFVQTGGNTDISTLAFKNLLTYDFTDALTGTWNIGALYTETDGDKSAERYYTDLRADYAVTERWYGYALGGWLRDEFAGFDERYYLGPGAGYKILIGPRHFLVAEAGLSYAHEDYVTEKPASFIEGRAYGKYEYAFTEKNRFSLWSEYLQDFDDGDNFKVNSEAAVVSALNDILSLKVSYGVRYQHRPIPDDLEKTDTVLGAAIVVTY, encoded by the coding sequence ATGAGAATGATGAAAATTGTAGGTATGATACTGGCCCTGGGGGCAATGATCGTTGGTACGGCTTTTGCTGAGGAGCCTGCCGACAAGCCATGGAAGGATGAAGCGGAGTTTTTATTTGTTCAAACGGGCGGCAATACCGATATCAGTACGCTGGCTTTTAAAAATTTGCTGACATACGATTTTACGGACGCGCTCACGGGCACCTGGAACATCGGCGCGTTGTACACCGAAACCGATGGCGATAAGTCGGCCGAACGCTACTATACAGACCTGCGTGCGGATTATGCGGTCACGGAACGTTGGTATGGCTATGCGTTAGGTGGTTGGTTGCGGGATGAGTTCGCGGGATTTGATGAACGGTACTACCTGGGGCCCGGTGCCGGGTATAAAATACTGATTGGGCCGCGGCATTTTTTGGTGGCTGAGGCCGGGTTGTCTTATGCCCATGAGGATTACGTGACGGAAAAACCCGCGAGCTTCATAGAGGGGCGCGCCTACGGCAAATATGAATATGCTTTTACAGAGAAAAACAGATTTTCTCTGTGGTCGGAATACCTGCAGGACTTTGATGACGGGGATAATTTCAAAGTCAATTCGGAGGCGGCCGTCGTATCGGCTCTGAACGATATCCTTTCCCTCAAGGTGTCTTATGGCGTACGCTATCAACATCGCCCCATACCCGACGATCTGGAAAAGACGGACACGGTGCTTGGGGCGGCTATCGTGGTAACCTACTAG
- a CDS encoding DUF3786 domain-containing protein, whose amino-acid sequence MGPEVKKAAVFEETYQNYLKQLAGIDCLARADVLGAKVSGNALAIDFYGDTYNVSAAGVTDARGKRANFAVSVVLCKYILVCPEEVVPDGIWVTYREFKDAGPLTGYFNSNTNKTIETTFSGRLDKLERASRRLGATAVEDGAAYDLSLAFKALPRIPVLLRFNDGDAEFPAQCSILFRRSAEHYLDMESLAIAGTFLTGNLIRE is encoded by the coding sequence ATGGGCCCTGAGGTGAAAAAGGCGGCTGTATTCGAAGAAACCTACCAAAACTACCTGAAGCAGCTCGCAGGCATTGACTGTCTGGCCAGAGCGGATGTGCTGGGCGCCAAGGTATCGGGCAATGCGTTGGCCATCGACTTTTACGGGGATACGTACAACGTTTCCGCCGCAGGCGTCACCGATGCCCGGGGAAAAAGGGCTAATTTCGCCGTGAGCGTCGTCCTCTGCAAATACATACTGGTGTGCCCGGAAGAAGTCGTGCCGGACGGCATCTGGGTGACCTACCGTGAATTCAAGGACGCCGGCCCCCTCACCGGTTACTTCAACAGCAACACCAACAAAACCATCGAAACCACCTTTTCCGGCAGGTTGGACAAGCTCGAACGCGCCTCCAGGAGACTGGGGGCAACGGCTGTCGAGGACGGGGCCGCCTACGACCTCTCATTGGCATTCAAGGCGCTGCCCCGAATCCCCGTCCTGCTGCGGTTCAACGACGGGGATGCCGAATTTCCCGCTCAGTGCTCGATCCTTTTCCGCCGATCGGCGGAGCACTACCTCGACATGGAGTCCCTGGCCATTGCCGGGACCTTTCTGACCGGCAACCTGATCAGGGAATGA
- a CDS encoding histidine kinase yields MNTIEDLKKRLAELEEEIAETKRRLPAHSVKPPVMMDLLALEDEYDEVMRQIEALKKGGGNGP; encoded by the coding sequence GTGAACACAATTGAAGACCTGAAAAAACGGCTTGCCGAACTGGAGGAGGAAATAGCGGAAACCAAGCGCCGGCTGCCGGCCCATTCCGTGAAACCGCCGGTCATGATGGACCTGCTTGCCCTGGAGGACGAGTACGACGAGGTCATGCGGCAGATAGAAGCACTCAAAAAAGGCGGCGGTAATGGGCCCTGA
- a CDS encoding N-acyl homoserine lactonase family protein — translation MTMYKIHPIVMGSKIFDKTMMTYQHGYGQTYTIPIYCWYLEGGDKSILVDTGEMSPIQSADREESLGGHIYTFEEGLSRWNLTPEGIDIIIHTHLHNDHCENDYKCPNAAIYVHAKELESIHNPHPLDFRYLEDYIEDVEESGQLRVITEDTAIVPGIRVVHTPAHTKGGQTVLVDTDEGTAAITGFCVIDENFNPPVEIRAMEMEVIPPGTHLDVQESYDIVLKVREMADILLPLHEPRFAAVDTIP, via the coding sequence ATGACAATGTACAAGATACACCCTATCGTCATGGGCTCCAAAATCTTCGACAAAACCATGATGACCTACCAGCACGGCTACGGCCAAACCTACACCATTCCAATTTACTGCTGGTATCTCGAGGGGGGGGACAAAAGCATACTGGTGGACACCGGGGAGATGAGCCCCATCCAGTCGGCCGACAGGGAAGAATCCCTGGGCGGCCATATATACACCTTCGAGGAAGGACTGTCCCGGTGGAATCTCACGCCGGAGGGCATCGACATCATCATCCACACCCACCTGCACAACGATCACTGCGAAAATGACTACAAGTGTCCGAACGCCGCCATCTACGTGCATGCAAAGGAGCTCGAAAGCATCCACAACCCGCACCCGCTCGATTTCCGCTATCTTGAAGACTACATCGAAGACGTCGAGGAAAGCGGGCAACTGCGCGTCATCACAGAAGACACCGCCATCGTACCCGGCATACGGGTCGTGCACACACCCGCCCACACAAAAGGCGGACAGACCGTGCTTGTCGACACAGACGAAGGCACGGCCGCCATTACCGGGTTCTGCGTTATCGACGAGAATTTCAATCCGCCCGTGGAGATAAGGGCCATGGAAATGGAAGTGATCCCCCCGGGAACCCACCTCGATGTTCAGGAATCCTATGACATCGTGCTGAAGGTCAGGGAGATGGCCGACATTCTTCTGCCCCTGCACGAACCCAGGTTTGCGGCCGTAGACACGATACCGTAA
- a CDS encoding enoyl-CoA hydratase/isomerase family protein has protein sequence MELENIKIEKKDHVAIITIDHPPANAWNMATMLDFEKAVDDVENDKDVRVVVLTGAGEKCFSAGFDVSDAANGHVTGPKGRELWRRIDRFPKPVIAAINGFALGGGLELALCCQFRIMADAPKVMLGLTELNLGIIPGWGGTQRLPLVVGKAKALDMMLFSKKVGAEEALEIGLVNQTSSPENLMADVLAFAGKLAKRPPIAVSCVLKAIAAGSYEGLDEGLRVENEGSQIVGKSQDCVEGFTAFLEKRDPVFTGK, from the coding sequence ATGGAACTTGAAAACATCAAAATAGAAAAAAAAGATCACGTCGCCATCATCACCATCGACCATCCCCCGGCAAATGCCTGGAACATGGCCACCATGCTGGATTTCGAAAAGGCCGTCGATGACGTCGAAAATGACAAAGATGTCCGCGTCGTCGTCCTCACCGGTGCCGGGGAAAAGTGCTTTTCCGCTGGTTTCGACGTGAGTGACGCCGCCAACGGCCATGTAACCGGCCCCAAGGGCCGGGAACTGTGGCGGCGCATCGACCGTTTCCCCAAACCGGTCATCGCGGCCATCAACGGTTTTGCCTTGGGCGGCGGGCTGGAATTGGCCCTGTGCTGCCAGTTCAGGATCATGGCGGACGCCCCCAAGGTAATGCTGGGACTCACCGAACTGAACCTGGGCATCATTCCCGGATGGGGCGGCACGCAGCGCCTTCCCCTAGTGGTGGGAAAAGCCAAAGCGCTGGATATGATGCTTTTCAGCAAAAAAGTCGGCGCTGAAGAAGCGCTGGAAATAGGGCTTGTCAATCAAACTTCTTCCCCTGAAAATCTGATGGCGGACGTGCTCGCATTTGCCGGCAAACTGGCTAAAAGGCCTCCCATTGCCGTTAGTTGCGTACTCAAAGCAATCGCCGCTGGATCTTACGAGGGGCTCGATGAAGGGCTGCGGGTCGAAAACGAAGGCTCTCAGATCGTCGGAAAGTCACAGGACTGTGTGGAAGGGTTTACCGCCTTTCTCGAAAAAAGAGACCCCGTCTTTACCGGCAAATAA
- a CDS encoding 3-hydroxyacyl-CoA dehydrogenase: MNIDDIKTIAVIGAGDMGHGIAEVALIAGYKVFLRDIKQEFVDKGVGRINASLEKLVSKGKVPAEHFEKVKKELMVPVTDLAEAVKEADLVIEAIPEIMDLKKETFKAMDAAAPARTLFASNTSTMRITEIAAVTNRPEKVLGLHYFNPAVLMKLVEVIRGEQTSDEAVQIGYDFVVKNNKVPVKVHKDVPGFIVNRVQAPAAVLLGCVLDQGNIEPEAVDAIFRNMGSPMGPYETMDYTGLDINFHASAYFAEAIHEDFRAGKTLAAKVKANELGKKTGKGLFDWSAGRPEIDLSKATDTFDPMDLAIVNANEATKIVAEGACALEDVDTAVINATGSPFGPIALIKGLEPDDLAKRLEGLAEKFGKEIFKPTRMIKDGGYK; the protein is encoded by the coding sequence ATGAACATAGACGACATCAAAACCATTGCAGTCATCGGCGCCGGGGACATGGGGCACGGCATTGCGGAAGTCGCCCTCATTGCCGGCTACAAAGTCTTTTTGCGCGACATCAAGCAGGAATTTGTCGACAAGGGAGTCGGCCGCATCAACGCCAGCCTGGAAAAGCTGGTTTCCAAAGGCAAGGTGCCGGCGGAACACTTTGAAAAGGTAAAAAAGGAACTGATGGTTCCCGTGACGGATCTCGCGGAAGCCGTCAAGGAAGCGGATCTGGTCATCGAAGCCATTCCGGAAATCATGGACCTGAAAAAGGAAACGTTCAAGGCCATGGATGCGGCCGCACCCGCCCGCACCCTGTTCGCCTCCAACACGTCCACCATGAGAATCACCGAAATTGCGGCGGTCACCAACCGCCCCGAAAAGGTTTTGGGGCTTCACTATTTCAACCCGGCTGTCCTGATGAAGCTGGTGGAGGTAATCCGGGGGGAGCAAACGAGCGATGAAGCCGTGCAGATCGGCTACGATTTCGTGGTGAAAAACAACAAGGTGCCGGTCAAGGTGCACAAGGATGTGCCGGGGTTCATCGTCAACCGCGTACAGGCCCCTGCCGCCGTTCTGCTGGGTTGTGTCCTGGATCAGGGCAACATCGAACCCGAAGCGGTGGACGCCATTTTCAGAAACATGGGGTCGCCAATGGGGCCCTACGAAACCATGGACTACACCGGCCTGGACATCAATTTTCACGCCAGTGCCTATTTTGCCGAAGCGATCCACGAGGATTTCCGAGCCGGCAAAACCCTTGCCGCCAAGGTCAAAGCCAATGAACTGGGCAAGAAAACCGGCAAGGGGCTTTTCGATTGGTCGGCTGGCCGTCCGGAAATCGATCTGTCCAAGGCCACCGACACGTTCGACCCCATGGATCTGGCCATCGTCAACGCCAACGAAGCCACCAAAATAGTCGCCGAAGGTGCCTGTGCCCTGGAGGATGTGGACACGGCCGTCATTAACGCCACCGGCAGCCCCTTCGGCCCCATCGCCCTGATCAAGGGGTTGGAGCCCGACGACCTGGCCAAGCGGCTCGAAGGCCTGGCCGAAAAATTCGGCAAGGAGATTTTCAAGCCGACCCGGATGATCAAGGACGGCGGGTATAAATAA
- a CDS encoding acyl-CoA dehydrogenase — MAQQLVDRRDLDFVIWEQMQSESLLKNDLYKEFNKKTCDMIITEARALAIKEMLPTLAEGDKQGIRFDKGAVKVPDCFHDPYKLILEGEWQTLAVSPEMGGQGAPGFVSAACSQYFLAANWALFSYASMGNGTAKLIDLYGTPEQKEKYIPNIIAGKWGGTMLLTESEAGSDVGSLETTAVKNADGTYTLTGNKIFITNGEQDLAENIIHPVLARIEGDPPGTKGISIFIVPKYFVNDDGSLGERNDIICTGAEEKHGIHASATCSMALGSRGKCIGYLLGQPREGMKVMFNMINGARMGVGLQGLSYASAAYLLAVNYARERIQGRRLEDFKDHSAPSAPIIEHPDVRRNLLWMKSYVNGMQSFFHYLSLCATRGVVGETPEEREKYGDLFDMLTPSIKDYLAVKGHEVCIQAIQVYGGAGYCQDYPVEQYARDCKIGSIYEGTSGIQAMDMLARKLGRKEGRVFMSLLEEINKTIAAAKEFEALGSIAEDVRKAANRLAELAMIMGKRAMSPEFKAAFAHSLPFLNVIGDTIMAWMLLWRASVASTQLAGNAKKKDLSFYNGQIKTAEFFAKTILPEVLGKMDAIAAGCPAALEIDNDGFGGL; from the coding sequence ATGGCACAACAACTAGTAGACAGGCGGGATCTCGACTTTGTGATCTGGGAACAGATGCAGTCGGAGTCACTCCTAAAAAACGACCTTTACAAGGAGTTCAACAAAAAAACCTGCGACATGATCATCACCGAAGCCAGGGCGCTTGCCATCAAGGAAATGCTTCCCACGCTGGCCGAGGGCGACAAACAGGGGATTCGATTCGACAAGGGCGCGGTCAAGGTGCCCGATTGCTTTCATGATCCTTACAAGCTGATTCTGGAGGGTGAATGGCAGACCCTAGCCGTGTCGCCGGAAATGGGCGGTCAGGGAGCGCCGGGCTTTGTCAGCGCCGCCTGTTCCCAGTATTTTCTCGCCGCCAACTGGGCGCTTTTTTCATATGCCAGCATGGGCAACGGCACGGCCAAGCTGATTGACCTCTACGGCACCCCCGAACAGAAGGAAAAATACATCCCCAACATCATCGCCGGCAAATGGGGCGGCACCATGCTGCTGACCGAATCCGAGGCCGGAAGTGACGTGGGCTCCCTCGAAACCACTGCCGTTAAAAACGCGGACGGCACCTACACCCTGACCGGCAACAAGATATTCATCACCAACGGCGAGCAGGATCTAGCCGAAAACATCATTCATCCCGTGCTGGCGCGCATCGAGGGGGATCCTCCGGGGACCAAGGGCATTTCCATCTTCATCGTGCCTAAATATTTTGTCAACGACGACGGCAGCCTGGGCGAACGCAACGACATCATCTGCACCGGCGCCGAAGAAAAGCATGGCATCCACGCCAGTGCCACCTGCAGCATGGCCCTGGGCAGCAGGGGAAAATGCATCGGCTACCTTCTAGGGCAACCCCGGGAGGGAATGAAAGTGATGTTCAACATGATCAACGGCGCCCGGATGGGCGTCGGCCTGCAGGGATTGTCCTATGCCTCGGCCGCCTACCTCCTGGCCGTGAACTACGCCAGGGAGCGCATCCAGGGACGCCGGCTCGAAGACTTCAAGGATCACAGCGCACCGTCCGCGCCCATCATCGAACATCCGGATGTGCGCCGCAATCTGTTGTGGATGAAGTCCTACGTTAACGGCATGCAGAGCTTCTTCCACTACCTGTCTCTCTGCGCCACCAGGGGCGTCGTCGGAGAAACCCCGGAAGAACGGGAGAAGTACGGCGATCTTTTCGACATGCTCACGCCTTCCATCAAGGACTACCTGGCTGTCAAGGGGCATGAAGTCTGCATCCAGGCCATCCAGGTGTACGGCGGTGCCGGTTATTGCCAGGACTACCCGGTGGAACAATACGCCCGGGACTGTAAGATCGGCTCCATTTATGAAGGTACCAGCGGCATTCAGGCCATGGATATGCTGGCCCGCAAGCTCGGCCGCAAGGAGGGCCGGGTCTTCATGAGCCTGCTGGAAGAGATCAACAAAACCATTGCCGCAGCAAAGGAGTTCGAGGCGTTGGGCTCCATTGCCGAAGATGTCCGGAAAGCCGCCAACCGCCTGGCGGAACTCGCCATGATCATGGGCAAAAGGGCCATGTCACCGGAGTTTAAAGCCGCTTTCGCCCACTCCCTGCCCTTCTTGAATGTCATCGGCGACACCATCATGGCCTGGATGCTGTTGTGGCGGGCAAGCGTGGCATCGACCCAACTGGCCGGCAATGCCAAAAAGAAGGACCTCTCCTTCTACAACGGCCAAATCAAAACCGCCGAATTCTTCGCTAAAACCATTCTGCCCGAGGTGTTGGGAAAAATGGATGCCATTGCCGCCGGGTGTCCGGCAGCCCTCGAAATTGACAACGACGGCTTCGGCGGACTTTAA
- a CDS encoding thiolase family protein — protein MAQREAVIVDGVRTAFGRMGGTLKDIYCSKLGTIGIDGLLEKTKIMEKAHVESVFLGSATGCSQSGNPARFAMLGSALGYETSASYVEMQCGSAIDSINHAAWKILANQADIIIAGGMESYSQMAIKFSMATPPYKLIPPMPIPPQLSPVAEECIGMGITAENLQEKYDIPREASDEFAYNSQMRAKAAMEAGYFKEEIVPVTIPATRKTPEVVFDVDEHPRPQSTLEGMAKLPPVFKAGGTVTAGNSSGQNDGSAFVLMMSAEKAKELGYEPMAKWLAGADYGCDPKIMGIGPAYAMPQAIARAGLKISDMDVLECNEAFAVQNLAVIKEIEEQTGEKIDMEKWNPMGGAIAFGHPNGASGARIGMFAMRHLIRNSGRYGVFGSCCGGGLGVATVIENLQR, from the coding sequence ATGGCACAAAGAGAAGCGGTAATTGTTGATGGCGTCCGTACCGCATTCGGGCGTATGGGCGGAACCTTGAAAGACATTTATTGTTCAAAACTAGGGACCATCGGTATAGACGGACTCCTCGAGAAAACCAAAATCATGGAAAAGGCACATGTGGAAAGTGTATTTCTGGGGTCAGCCACTGGATGTTCGCAGTCCGGCAACCCGGCCCGCTTCGCCATGCTGGGGTCAGCCCTCGGATACGAAACATCGGCCTCCTACGTAGAAATGCAATGCGGCAGTGCCATCGACTCCATCAACCATGCCGCCTGGAAGATTCTGGCCAATCAAGCTGACATCATCATTGCCGGCGGCATGGAATCCTACAGCCAGATGGCCATTAAATTTTCCATGGCCACACCACCATATAAGCTGATTCCGCCGATGCCGATTCCGCCGCAGCTGTCTCCGGTAGCCGAAGAGTGCATCGGCATGGGCATCACCGCGGAAAACCTGCAGGAAAAGTATGACATCCCCCGGGAAGCATCCGACGAATTTGCCTACAACAGCCAGATGCGGGCCAAGGCCGCCATGGAGGCCGGGTATTTTAAAGAAGAAATAGTACCGGTCACCATCCCGGCCACCCGTAAAACCCCGGAGGTTGTATTTGATGTTGACGAGCACCCGCGTCCCCAGTCAACATTGGAAGGAATGGCAAAACTGCCGCCGGTTTTCAAAGCGGGCGGCACGGTCACGGCCGGCAATTCTTCGGGCCAGAACGATGGCTCCGCCTTTGTACTCATGATGAGTGCCGAAAAAGCCAAGGAGCTCGGCTACGAACCCATGGCCAAATGGCTGGCTGGTGCAGATTACGGCTGCGATCCCAAAATCATGGGCATCGGACCGGCCTACGCCATGCCCCAGGCCATCGCACGCGCAGGGCTGAAGATTTCCGACATGGATGTCCTGGAGTGCAACGAGGCCTTTGCCGTACAAAACCTGGCGGTCATCAAGGAGATAGAAGAACAGACCGGCGAAAAAATCGACATGGAGAAGTGGAACCCCATGGGCGGAGCCATCGCCTTTGGCCATCCCAACGGCGCCTCCGGGGCTCGCATCGGCATGTTCGCCATGCGCCACCTGATCCGCAACAGCGGCCGTTACGGCGTGTTCGGCTCCTGCTGCGGCGGCGGACTCGGCGTAGCGACGGTCATTGAAAACCTGCAACGATAA
- a CDS encoding MerR family transcriptional regulator has protein sequence MKISELTTRTAVSKETIHHYIREGLLRKPRKTGKNAADYGDAYVRQVRLIKELRDHYFLPLPVIKKIMKEQKGQTPAEQASFRVQSEYLRPMERFFPRDVVGKDAFQESTGLGRYWLDKLEEWGIISACTDGEKRVYSYENVVIGRLMVDMDRLGFGPRDGYDPQNLKPISDFIKRYLAASTRDYLERNAEKLDSPDFYEKRGQFVELMSLFLYYLYRRISGDAAHDSQRKPAAPSETSI, from the coding sequence GTGAAAATCAGTGAATTGACAACGCGAACGGCTGTTTCCAAAGAAACTATCCATCACTATATCCGTGAAGGCCTTCTCAGGAAACCCAGAAAAACGGGTAAGAATGCAGCGGATTACGGTGATGCCTATGTTCGCCAGGTGCGCCTGATAAAAGAACTGCGGGATCATTATTTTCTGCCTTTGCCGGTCATTAAAAAAATAATGAAGGAACAGAAGGGGCAGACGCCTGCCGAACAGGCTTCTTTTCGGGTGCAGAGCGAATACCTGCGTCCTATGGAGCGATTTTTCCCCCGGGACGTTGTGGGCAAGGACGCTTTCCAGGAATCCACGGGCCTGGGGCGCTACTGGCTGGACAAGCTGGAGGAATGGGGGATTATTTCTGCTTGCACGGACGGGGAAAAACGTGTTTACAGTTATGAAAACGTGGTTATCGGACGGTTGATGGTGGATATGGACCGTCTGGGTTTCGGCCCCAGGGATGGTTACGACCCCCAAAACCTGAAACCGATATCTGATTTTATTAAGCGTTATCTGGCTGCCAGCACCCGTGACTACCTGGAGCGCAATGCGGAAAAGCTCGATTCCCCGGACTTCTATGAAAAAAGAGGCCAGTTCGTTGAACTGATGAGCCTTTTTTTGTACTACCTGTACCGCCGGATTTCCGGGGATGCGGCACACGACAGCCAGAGAAAACCGGCAGCCCCTTCCGAAACGTCGATATAG